Genomic segment of Malania oleifera isolate guangnan ecotype guangnan chromosome 7, ASM2987363v1, whole genome shotgun sequence:
aaacaatataagaagttaagtattcttaaaatgaattaaaagaaagtttttaaaattccaattcacccccccttttgggaagctatcctaatttcaaaaaaggttattttcttgggttatatggTTAGTGGTAAGGGTgtagaagtggatgaggaaaagGTGAAAGCAATTAAAGATTGGCCAAAATCTAAATCTGTAGCTGATGTAcgtagttttcatgggttggctagtttttataggtggtttgtgagagattttagcaccattgctgcACCTTTAACTGAAGTGATAAAAAAGAACATGGGGTTTAAATAGGGTAATGCACAAGAACATgcctttaaaatgcttaaagatgGGTTAAGTTCTGCTCCATTGTTGCTTTTACCtaatttcactaaaacttttgagattgaatgtgatgcctccGGGATTGGTATTGGAGTTGTTTTGATGTAAGATAAGCGtcccattgcatattttagtgaaaaaCTCAATGGGGGcagcattgaactactccacGTATGATAAAGAATTGTATGCCTTTGTGAGGGCATTGGAGATgtggcaacactacttgtggcctaaagaattcgtgatccactctgatcatgaatcattaaagcatttgaaggggcaaggtaagctaaatcATCGCCATGccaaatgggtagagttcatcGAAACCTTTCCATATATCATTCCGTACAAACAGGCAAAAGAGAATGTCATGGCTGATGCGCTTTCTTGCAAgtatgccttaattactacacttagcactaagctattgggttttaagtacataaaggatttatatgctaaagattctgatttttctaatgtgtataaggcatgtgataaagttgcatttcataaattctataggcatgatggatatttgtttagggagaataTACTTTGTGCGCCTAACTGCTCCTTAAGAGAATTGCTTGTGCGAGAATCACATAGCAAGGGTTTGATAggacattttggggtacaaaagactttaaatattttgcatgaataCTTCTTTGGGCCAcatatgtaacgccccaacctgggtctgtcagggagcactgcgtcccTCCTCCTACACCTaaaccagacaacagggggcgggccttatcaatctaatgactagccccacaaaccaacatgtatccttttcagtatgttttgtcctcactcacacacttcctgagaaaacttcctaggtggtcacccatcccaagattgctccaagtcaagcacacttaactatggaattcttatgggaaggctctcgaaaagaaaggtgcatcttgttgatatgggtagtaatatctaatctttttaagtctttcatccatggggtatcacattctcccccacttatagaacgcaacgtcctcgttgcgaacccacattttcaaacctaagcaatgtgaatctcatcacactttcgactgggtgttggctctgatactaTTTGTAACTCCCCCGCCTgggtctgttagggagcactgcatccctcctcctccacctggaccatacaacagggggcgagccttatcagactaatgactggtcccacaaaccaacacgtatccttttcagtgtgttttatcctcactcacacacttcctaagaaaacttcccaggtggtcacccatcccaagattgctccaagtcaagcacgcttaactatggagttcttatgggaaagctcccgaaaagaaaggtgcaccttgttgatatgggtagtaacatctaatctttttaagtctttcatccatggggtatcacaacaTATGCTTAGAGATGTAGATAGAATGTGTTCtatatgcatttcatgtaaacaagttaagtctaaggtcttacctcGAGGCCTTTATACTCCTTTGCCTGTTGATTATGCgtttaaactgcataattaggcattttaattcgtgcattagggcttatatatttaattaaatatctgaTTACACTTAATATGTTaacacggtgtcctatttataatatttgggttttattgagaaatttatgaattttggcattttttttatgGCAGAAAAATTATCTAGAGCTAAAACCGACATAAGTTCGTAATTCACGCATAACTTTTCCATTCGAGCTCCGATCAAGATAATTCAAAATTATGGATAAAAATGAGAAGATTATctaaaatttccattttttgaGCTTCAAGAGAAACGGGTTCTAGAACAGTCAAAATGGGGCTCGTTTgctaagaaataaaaagaagaagcaagaaggaaaagaaaaaaaataaaaaaatatttatatagatGATGTGACCAGTCATGTAGCCGGGTCGGGTCTTCTTGTCTAGGGCTTGCTGGCGTAGGGCATCCCCCCTCcgctatttaatttattttctcctGTTTAACAACCCGCACCCCTGCCCCTCTCTTGCTCCCTTTCTTTCTTCCCTCTCTCACACTCCCTTTCTCACACACAACtccccttctccttctccttctccttctccttctccctcttcctccaatcctctctctctcttggctGCTTCCAACGATCCAGCCACCcgactctctctcttttctccttCATTTTCTCCTTTCCCTTGCTATTGTCCCTCTCCTCTCTATCTTCTCCCCCTCTACTCTCCCTTTGCCACAACTCCAGCCCTGCAATCATCCTCCATGAAGGCCACCACTCCAGCTACTACTACTGTAAACCGAGACAAATTGCCAGCCACCACGAACACCCTCTCTTTCCAGCTCTCGGCCGCAAACCTGCTACAACTGCTGAAGCCCCTGCCATCCTGTGAACCAACCACCCACTCAAGCCCCGAGAGCCCCCTCTTCTACTGAGACCCAAGACTCCTCCACTGCTCACAGCTGCTCCAAAGTTGCTATTGAAGGTCCCAACAGAAAAGCTTTCTCAGTCCCTGCTGTTGTCAGTCGTGCTCCCAAGCTCCTGCTGCATCTCccaactctctctcccttctttctctttctttttttctttcttttcttcattctctttattttttaattgtctctttttattattgtttttaaggatttaaattattgttatttattttctttggaaaattttattttaagctTTAATTTCTAAAGTTTGTTTGGATGTTACTATTGTggtagaattttaattaaaatttcaattttttatcttgtttgaagtcttttaattaaAGTTAAGTTCTTTCTCTTTTATCTGTATTTATTTAGTGTTCGGTTGAGTGTTATGTTTAGACTCGGGTTGATCtcctaaatataaaaaaaaaaaatttcttcttaggatCTAGATTGGTTATTGAAGTTTgagttcttgattgtgttaaaaatCTAGTGTTTATTTTGTATTCGAATGAGTTTATTTTAGTTGTGTATTTAATTTACGTattaaagttatcatttttaattcaacgcgtgtttcaattcttgttcatTTGTTAACATAGGATTTCTGTTTCtcattatttaattcagtgcatgctaggattagggtttaatttgcatgttcgtttaattttccaaaagaaatctcaaataatcCTGAAAAGcccgaatctgaattgtgttcagtaactttttattttcgattggaaatacataaaatttgagGTTAAAccgcattctctgaggagacaatctggcctttgggctaataTTGCACAATAGAACTCtcatacttgggataacttccaagttgttcatttttcgagtgagtcacctgtacctagtgaaccttgggtagacatttcaatggatttcatataAAATTTTTCTAGGTCCCAAGGGGGTAtggactctatatttgtggtggttgatagattatctaaaatggcacattttattccttgccataaaactgatgatgacacaaatatagccaatttattctttagggacattgtgcaattgcatggcattcctatgacaattgtgagtgataaggatgttaaattccttagctacttttggaaggttttgtggggaaagttaggaactaagctattgttttctactacttgtcatcctcaaaccAATGGTCAAATCAAACTAGTTAATCGGACTTTAACTACCTTATTGTGTGCGGTTATTCaaaggaatttaaaatcatgggaagaatgcataccacttgttgagtttgcttataatagaactgtgcatgcttctactaatttttctccatttgaaattgtttatggttttaatcctttgactccattggatttgatgcCGCTACCTTTGAATGAGATAGCTAGTTTAAACGAACGACACAAAGCTTACTTTgtgaagaggatccatgaacaagcacgacagcacatcgaaaagaagaaccgacaatattcatctcaagccaataaggggcgcaagttcgttacttttgaaccgggagattgggtatgggtgcacatgagaaaagagaggtttcttactaaaaggaaaacaaagctacacccgaggggtgatggaccttttcaagtgTTAGAAAAAGATCAACgacaatgcatacaagttggatctaccgAGTGAGTATAAGGCCAATGCAACTTTCAACGTTTCTGATTTATCcccttttgatgtaggtgatgattcaAGGATGAATTCTTTTGAGGAGAGTGGAAATGATATAAACCATCAAGTTTCATTTACACAGGATGATCTACATATGCCAAGCgaacccatcacaagagctagagccaaaaAGGTCAAGGAAGCTACGCAAGGACTAATTGAAAAGTTGCTTGAGTAAGAGTCCATGAATGTCATGGATACTAAAGAAAATGACTTttttgaagagcctaagatggtaaattgtctaaaaaCGTGTGAAactggaaccttaagccaataggggttgtttgggaattttttattgttttaattaaagtataGGCTAAATAGTGAgtcaattgtgtcaattaagcatgacatgtgacttgcacatatttcattaaatgacatggcatgcttaaggttatgtgagGCTATTTTATTGgtcagattgatgtcatagcctatttttattggtcGGACTGATttcatgggttttttttttattttttataagtagCCAACTTTCGATTGTACTGAGGGGGGAATATTTTTTTGTGCTGACTACAATTCCAAGTGAGgcttatttctcttcaagttcttcagtGAACTTATCAAAAGTACTActtttgtggcgttcatccattaatttgatattcttggtttgtacTTCACGTCAAGTAATAGATTAAGGATCCACTATCATGCCGAATCTTATTTtgagtttggggttttgataaatctgatttggggtctccggacgttcattcttggggtttcGCATCACTTCCAATGCAAAGGTGTCAAACTTTAACCTGCTACTTGGCGCTACGGGTGTGCATAATTCATTTAAAACAGAATTAACTGACTAAATTCGGTTAGTTCAATTCagttaaaaatttattcggtTCAGTTCGATTTTCATTTTCGGTAAATTTTGATTTTCGGATTTCGATTTGATTTTGCATTCAGTTAATTTGcttaactgaattaaccaaatagtataaattaataatatatatatatatattgtatatatactaaaattttatttattttttatatattaaaaaaatttatatattattcttattttatatatatttaaaatattaaatcggttaaccaaTTTAATCGAAATTTAGTTTAAATTtgattaaatataaaatttcgatcaatttaattaattaatttttttaataaaatttttttaagtaattcgattaattaatcgaAATAATTGAATGCTCATCCTCACTAGCATTTCGACTCTCCAAAAACCCAATTAATTAGCCACCTTTCTTGGGATATATCTACGCAGCGGGTCCCAATGTCCCATTCCCAATTCCTCTTATCCATTAAACAAGCGTATGACGGACAGAGGATCCACTTGTCAGCCAATCCAAGCCATCCAACTCACTTCCCATACTCCTTCCACCTTATCCTCCCTCCTATCTCTCCACTGATAATTAATCTCATCTCTTTCCCATATGATCCTCAGAATGTAAACCTACGCACCATCGCACAAGCTCCATCCACACTCTGTGAGAAGGAGatcgagagagggagagaaatgcCGCTCACGATACCCACAAACCTCTCCAATCCCATCAACATTACTAACACCAAACCAAAGCCCAACCTGATCATCTGCTCCCATCAACCTACCCCAAAGTCAAAATCAACTTCAGCAGGTAACCCGTCATGCACTGATTTCGCGGATAAAGTAGCGTCGGCCGGAAAGGCACTGTCGACGGCGCTGGCGCTGTCGTCGATCTTAGTGTGGGCCCCAACGCTACCGGCGACTGCGGACATCGCTGGGCTGACGCCGTGCAAGGAATCGAAGCAGTTCGCGAAGCGGGAGAAGCAGCAGCTGAAAAAGCTGGAGTCGTCCCTGAAGCTGTACGAGGCAGACAGCGCGCCGGCGCTGGCGATAAAGGCGACTATGGAGAAGACGAAGCGGAGGTTCGACAACTACGGGAAGCAGGGGCTTCTGTGCGGGTCGGACGGGCTGCCTCACCTGATCGTAAGCGGTGACCAGAGACACTGGGGTGAGTTTATCACGCCGGGGATTCTGTTCCTGTACATCGCGGGGTGGATCGGGTGGGTAGGGCGGAGCTACCTAATCGCCATCAGGGACGAGAAGAAACCCGCCATGAAGGAGGTCATCATCGACGTGCCCTTGGCCAGCAGGCTTCTTTTCAGAGGCTTCATCTGGCCTGTCGCCGCCTACAGAGAATTTGTCAACGGTGAACTTGTCGACAGCACCGTTTGATTAATTACAAGTATTTATGCCCCTATATATATGTCAGGTAAGATTTTCAATCAATCTCACGGGAATGGGAGAGGATGGATGGGAGCAgttgaaattttaatttgttgtgtttattgttCAATTAATATATCATATTCGCAAACTTCGCTTCCGTGTGTAATGGTATTTACGTAGCTAGCTTGATCTTGTATTGAACATTAATTTATTAAAGTGAttcactttgaatttttttttttttcttttcagttTTTTCTATCActtgtatatgtgtgtgtatatatattgtcATATCATATTGCATCTTCATGTGCATTATAACAATTTTATGAACTTTTGGGCaattgatattatataatactagatagtttattaatattttagttttggcaACTAACTAATTAATTGGATTCTTGGAATCATATATATGTTCACACTAGGACAAGCTCATCGTTAAGGATGTTATAAGGGTAGATTATTTTTAGAAGGATGTGGCACTTTGAACCTGTATGGAAAGTTGTTTGCAATTATAGCTCCTCCACGTGGACTTGTGTCTCCCCTATAAAAATTTGACACATGGTATGTATTAGAAAAGGAAAGCCTCCCTGAGCTGCTCCCAAAAGGAAAGCCCAATGTTGCAGCCGAATGGTTCTTCTTCCTTCCTCTTTCTTTGTTTTTACTTGAGATTTAGAAAATTGGAGAAGCAGATGCGACAACTTGGAAATGCGTCACATGAAGCAGATGCGACGATGTGGAGGGACAGATGCACGACATGGAGGTCAAAATTATTAGGGGATCTAGGAATAGTAATCACACATAAGAAAAATAAACAACCAAAATGAAACAccagatttaacgtggttcagtcCAATCTGATCTTCATAGAGCACACTAATCTCACTATAAACTGGATGAATAAATACGAGaaggaggagccactgctcaactcaactctctctctctcaacacacaatttctctctctctctctctctctctctctcttcctcccgtTTCTGCCACAATTCACTCACAAATTACACACACATCTCATTTATATAGTCATGGATGGGGGTAAAATTTTGGTGGCTTAATTTCAGCATGGTTGGTAGAGTTGGTGGAGGGCTGCTGTCTCCATTTCAACATAAGCTGCTGGGGTTGGTGCTGCTGTCTCCACCTGTTACGCGCAGCTCAACAGGGATTGGCGGCGAGATAGGTCGCTGGCGATCTAGGTTCAACGGATTACCTTGGGGACTAAGAGGAGGGAATAACCCAAGAGAGCGAACTGGCCCAAATGCGTTAGGACCTGCCAATCGAACATTGATTATTACAAAAGAAGATCTTTAAAAACCCAGAAAGTAAAAATACTAATTAGAATCCAGATGACTGTTGAAATTTCCAAATTGTTAATTACCTAGAGTGAGAATAGGTGCACCGGAAGCTGCAAATGGAGGAAATAATGAAATTAGAAAAATCCTGCAATTGGATTGATGAGCTAGGCAGAAATTCTGCAGAAGAAGCTTAAGAATTGAAAAACAAGGGATCACCGTTGCATGGGACGGGGACGCGGGGCATGTTGCAGGCGCGCAGGAGGAAGATAGCGAGAGTTCGGTTGATGGGCAGTTGGATGGGGACGCTCCCTGCGACAATGAAGCAGATACAGCCGGTGTCGTTGCCCACGAGCGACCTCAGCGAGCTGCAGCAGCCAGCGTTCAGCGACGTGCCATTGGTGGTGTTATTGGTGACAAAGTTCATTTAGGGAGTGAAGCTTGAGATCATAGAAGTCGTGCACGGCGAGTTGACCTGGCTGGAGATGGGCACGGCTGCCACCATCAAGGCCACTACCAGTAGGCGCGAAATTAATGGCTTAACATTTTGGTTTTCACCATGAGTTTGGTATGATTAATTAGGACAGTGTGGAGTTGGGGAGTGGTCAACACCTATCATTGCTCCTCCAATAAAGTCATCAATCACTCCACCAATCAAGCTTCCATTATCTCTGTGAATATTGACTGAGATTACTCTAAATTCACTGTATAGCTCCCGCATTCATCATTGATTAT
This window contains:
- the LOC131160393 gene encoding photosystem I reaction center subunit III, chloroplastic yields the protein MPLTIPTNLSNPINITNTKPKPNLIICSHQPTPKSKSTSAGNPSCTDFADKVASAGKALSTALALSSILVWAPTLPATADIAGLTPCKESKQFAKREKQQLKKLESSLKLYEADSAPALAIKATMEKTKRRFDNYGKQGLLCGSDGLPHLIVSGDQRHWGEFITPGILFLYIAGWIGWVGRSYLIAIRDEKKPAMKEVIIDVPLASRLLFRGFIWPVAAYREFVNGELVDSTV
- the LOC131160394 gene encoding non-specific lipid transfer protein GPI-anchored 20-like; translated protein: MNFVTNNTTNGTSLNAGCCSSLRSLVGNDTGCICFIVAGSVPIQLPINRTLAIFLLRACNMPRVPVPCNASGAPILTLGPNAFGPVRSLGLFPPLSPQGNPLNLDRQRPISPPIPVELRVTGGDSSTNPSSLC